Proteins from a genomic interval of Sulfurimonas sp. HSL3-2:
- a CDS encoding HAMP domain-containing sensor histidine kinase → MKTSRFKSVYKQFKKKFKQLKIDKSSDSKLKESYKELKNAYNALEEYKTVLENKVQKEIKKRLEHEILMLEKIRFITMGEMMDAVAHQWVQPLSLISMYTDDLKQNIKDDTIDKNHFLKNLDSIEKQNEHMESTLKEFRNFLSPVNDDDMFKLNKVVKSSLKLLEDELEFADIKIQFKKDEEVSIKGNGKELQHVIINILHNAKDAFTIREKEDRTIRISTKQKESKVMLQIEDNAGGIDVLMLDKIFNPYVTTKKAFGGSGIGLYMSKLIMEKHHAEIRVQNSQDGAVFTLCFEKS, encoded by the coding sequence TTGAAAACATCTAGGTTTAAATCTGTGTATAAACAGTTCAAAAAAAAGTTTAAACAGCTGAAGATAGACAAGAGCTCCGACAGTAAACTCAAAGAGTCATACAAGGAGTTAAAAAATGCATATAATGCACTTGAAGAGTATAAAACTGTTTTAGAGAATAAAGTTCAGAAAGAGATAAAAAAGAGACTCGAACACGAGATCCTGATGCTTGAAAAGATCAGGTTTATCACTATGGGAGAGATGATGGATGCAGTCGCTCATCAATGGGTCCAGCCGCTTTCTCTCATCTCGATGTATACCGACGATCTTAAACAAAATATTAAAGACGACACTATCGACAAAAACCATTTTTTAAAGAATCTGGACTCCATAGAAAAACAAAACGAGCATATGGAATCGACACTCAAAGAGTTTAGAAACTTTTTAAGTCCTGTCAATGACGACGACATGTTTAAACTCAATAAAGTAGTCAAAAGCTCTTTAAAACTCTTAGAAGACGAACTAGAATTCGCAGATATAAAGATCCAGTTTAAAAAAGATGAAGAGGTCTCCATAAAAGGAAACGGCAAAGAGTTACAACACGTCATCATAAACATCCTGCACAATGCAAAAGATGCCTTTACCATCAGAGAAAAAGAGGATCGTACCATACGGATATCTACAAAGCAAAAAGAGTCTAAAGTCATGCTTCAGATAGAAGACAATGCCGGGGGCATCGACGTGCTGATGCTTGATAAGATATTTAACCCTTATGTCACTACGAAAAAAGCTTTTGGAGGTTCAGGCATCGGTCTGTATATGAGCAAACTCATCATGGAAAAACACCATGCAGAGATCAGAGTCCAAAACTCTCAAGACGGAGCAGTATTTACTCTCTGTTTTGAGAAGTCATAG
- the proB gene encoding glutamate 5-kinase, with protein MKRIVIKVGSGVLTESNSIAKVRMLKLVTLIAEIREKYDVILVSSGAVAAGYTSLKLDRKKQIGKKVLASVGQPILMSSYKKKFDTFEVEISQILLTEDDFDSRKRTEIFRQIIDTTLENDILPIINENDISTTPDQVFGDNDQLSAHVAHHTNSDILIILSDIDGYYDSNPHENKDAKLLKVVNSISKEALNQSHTPNNEFATGGIVTKLKAADYLLDKNRKMFLCSGYDLSAAREFLMEGVHNKGTLFKNS; from the coding sequence ATGAAAAGAATAGTAATAAAAGTCGGAAGCGGAGTCTTAACAGAGTCAAACAGTATAGCAAAAGTGAGGATGTTGAAATTAGTCACACTTATAGCTGAGATCAGAGAAAAATATGATGTTATTTTAGTGAGTTCTGGCGCAGTGGCTGCAGGATACACCTCTTTAAAACTGGACAGAAAAAAACAGATCGGCAAAAAAGTATTGGCCTCTGTGGGTCAGCCTATCCTTATGAGTAGTTATAAAAAGAAGTTCGATACCTTTGAGGTTGAGATCTCTCAGATACTTTTGACCGAAGATGATTTTGACTCAAGAAAAAGAACGGAAATATTTCGTCAGATCATAGACACGACACTGGAAAACGACATACTTCCTATTATAAACGAGAATGATATATCTACGACACCGGATCAGGTATTTGGAGACAATGATCAGCTTTCAGCACATGTCGCACATCACACAAACTCAGACATCCTCATTATTTTAAGCGATATAGACGGTTACTATGACTCAAATCCTCATGAAAATAAAGATGCAAAGCTTTTAAAAGTAGTAAATAGTATTTCAAAAGAAGCATTAAATCAGAGTCATACACCAAATAACGAGTTTGCAACAGGCGGGATCGTCACAAAACTCAAAGCAGCAGATTATCTTCTTGACAAGAATAGAAAGATGTTTCTCTGCAGCGGTTACGACCTCTCGGCAGCAAGAGAATTTTTAATGGAAGGTGTCCATAATAAAGGGACACTTTTTAAAAACAGCTAA
- a CDS encoding RDD family protein, which produces MDNIKYAGFWVRFTASFLDTLFLALPVAVVIYFLSNGNWFDLSIYQQNLIYAMNGNAAAALAHQPQTSFTWELIFEISVLVVTIVFWRRWRGATPGKKIVKIKIVDAKTFDDITNKQAITRSLGYIISTIPFLLGFIIVAFRKDKRAFHDLLAGTAVIYDEDEREI; this is translated from the coding sequence ATGGATAATATAAAATACGCAGGTTTTTGGGTAAGATTTACCGCCTCTTTTTTAGACACTCTTTTCTTAGCTCTGCCCGTGGCAGTGGTTATCTACTTTTTAAGTAACGGTAACTGGTTCGACCTCTCAATCTATCAGCAAAACTTGATCTATGCGATGAACGGCAATGCCGCAGCAGCACTTGCACACCAACCTCAAACCTCATTTACGTGGGAACTTATCTTTGAGATATCTGTTTTAGTTGTGACTATCGTTTTTTGGAGAAGATGGCGTGGTGCCACTCCCGGTAAAAAGATAGTCAAAATTAAGATCGTAGATGCAAAAACATTTGATGATATAACAAATAAACAAGCTATTACCCGTTCACTCGGGTATATCATCTCAACGATACCATTTTTACTTGGATTTATAATCGTTGCATTTCGAAAAGATAAGAGAGCATTTCATGACCTATTGGCAGGAACTGCTGTTATTTACGATGAAGATGAAAGGGAAATATGA
- the guaB gene encoding IMP dehydrogenase, translating to MRIRKRALTFEDVLLVPQYSEVLPKEVNLETKLTKNITLNIPMVSAAMDTVTEYRAAIAMARLGGIGIIHKNMDIETQCKQIRKVKKSESGIIIDPIYVYPDATLAEADALMNEYKISGVPVVDGHNKLLGILTNRDMRFEKDMRKTAKEVMTKMPLITATQGISLDEAADIMHKNKIEKLPIIDKDGFLKGLVTIKDIKKRIEYPNANKDDFGRLRVGGAIGVGQLDRAKALVDAGCDVLVLDSAHGHSKGIIDTVKKIKETLVVDVIAGNIATAEAAEALITAGVDGVKVGIGPGSICTTRIVAGVGVPQISAIDECAEVGRKHGVPIIADGGIKYSGDIAKALAVGASCIMAGSLLAGTEESPGETIMFQGRQYKSYRGMGSIGAMQKGSNDRYFQEGTAADKLVPEGIEGRVPFRGSIAGIIHQMMGGLRSSMGYCGSKSIEDFWKKAEFVEITSAGLKESHVHDVIITQEAPNYHI from the coding sequence ATGAGAATTCGTAAACGCGCCCTAACATTTGAAGATGTACTACTAGTACCACAATACTCAGAAGTTTTACCAAAAGAGGTAAACCTAGAGACTAAACTTACAAAAAACATCACTTTAAATATTCCTATGGTTTCAGCTGCGATGGATACGGTAACTGAGTACCGCGCTGCTATCGCTATGGCACGTCTTGGCGGTATCGGGATCATCCATAAGAATATGGATATCGAGACACAATGCAAGCAGATCAGAAAAGTTAAAAAATCAGAGAGCGGGATCATTATCGACCCTATCTATGTCTATCCTGATGCTACTTTGGCTGAAGCTGATGCTCTTATGAACGAGTATAAGATCTCGGGTGTTCCTGTTGTAGACGGACATAACAAACTTCTAGGGATCCTTACAAACCGTGATATGCGTTTTGAAAAAGATATGCGTAAGACTGCTAAAGAAGTTATGACTAAGATGCCTCTTATCACTGCAACACAAGGAATATCTTTAGATGAAGCGGCTGATATCATGCACAAAAACAAGATCGAAAAACTTCCTATCATCGATAAAGACGGGTTCTTAAAAGGTCTTGTGACTATCAAAGATATCAAAAAACGCATCGAGTATCCAAATGCAAATAAAGATGACTTCGGCAGACTAAGAGTCGGCGGAGCTATCGGTGTAGGTCAGCTTGACCGTGCAAAAGCATTGGTAGATGCAGGATGTGACGTACTTGTTCTTGATTCTGCTCACGGTCACTCAAAAGGTATCATCGACACTGTTAAAAAGATCAAAGAAACTCTTGTCGTTGATGTCATCGCAGGAAATATAGCGACTGCAGAAGCTGCAGAAGCATTGATCACTGCTGGTGTAGACGGCGTAAAAGTCGGTATCGGACCGGGTTCTATCTGTACGACTCGTATCGTTGCGGGTGTAGGTGTTCCTCAGATCTCAGCTATCGATGAATGTGCTGAAGTAGGTAGAAAACACGGTGTGCCTATTATCGCAGACGGCGGTATCAAGTACTCTGGTGACATTGCAAAAGCTCTTGCGGTAGGTGCAAGCTGTATCATGGCAGGTTCACTTCTTGCAGGAACTGAAGAATCTCCTGGTGAGACTATCATGTTCCAAGGACGTCAATACAAATCATACCGCGGTATGGGAAGTATCGGTGCGATGCAAAAAGGTTCGAACGACAGATATTTCCAAGAGGGAACGGCAGCTGATAAACTGGTTCCTGAAGGGATCGAAGGCCGCGTACCTTTCCGTGGAAGCATCGCAGGTATCATCCATCAGATGATGGGTGGACTTCGTTCATCTATGGGATACTGCGGAAGTAAAAGTATAGAAGATTTTTGGAAGAAGGCAGAGTTTGTAGAGATCACGAGTGCAGGACTTAAAGAGAGTCACGTTCATGATGTCATCATCACTCAGGAAGCTCCTAATTATCATATATAA
- a CDS encoding DUF502 domain-containing protein: MQSSKLRHFFELMIQGFFWILPLAVITMIVLWLYKKVDVLVEGVFSLVGFHPQTNQSLWFILVIFTFMVLLYVVGHFVETRLAEWTQNILNKIPGYSTIKDIIGIFNSSKKGETQVLVVAIKGFAAEGYNIGLMYSQKESIIKEHYTVTLSQTPIPNGGYMFEVHKDNIYVIEKATFDDNLQYLLSMGVKSLADILKTEPRNLDELTSLDRWLEENKK; the protein is encoded by the coding sequence ATGCAAAGCAGTAAACTAAGACACTTTTTCGAGCTTATGATACAGGGATTTTTTTGGATCCTTCCTTTGGCAGTCATCACGATGATCGTGCTTTGGCTGTATAAGAAGGTAGACGTACTCGTAGAGGGAGTGTTTAGCCTTGTTGGTTTTCATCCGCAGACGAACCAGTCTTTATGGTTTATCTTGGTCATCTTCACATTTATGGTGCTGCTTTATGTCGTGGGGCATTTTGTCGAGACAAGGCTTGCTGAGTGGACGCAGAACATCTTAAACAAGATACCGGGATATTCTACCATCAAAGACATCATCGGGATATTTAACTCCTCTAAGAAAGGCGAAACGCAGGTGTTGGTAGTCGCCATTAAAGGTTTTGCAGCCGAGGGCTACAATATCGGGCTTATGTACTCTCAAAAAGAGAGCATCATTAAAGAGCATTACACCGTCACACTTTCACAGACGCCCATACCAAACGGCGGGTATATGTTTGAAGTACACAAAGACAACATCTATGTCATAGAAAAAGCGACGTTTGATGACAACCTCCAGTATCTGCTCTCCATGGGTGTTAAAAGTCTGGCAGACATCTTAAAGACAGAACCACGCAATCTCGATGAGCTTACTTCTTTAGACAGATGGCTGGAAGAAAATAAAAAATAG
- a CDS encoding Hsp20/alpha crystallin family protein: MKVIHTTLMAMVLGGLLVSADAQQQKPVNDPFYNDFVKLQKDMDKMFINFHQKYFNDEKFSDNMEISVKSDFKDDGKQYVVNMDLPGFDKSNIKVKTKENVLYVKAKNDADTEKKDEHFYEKERYSGSVYRSFTLPKDADTGKLKTEFKNGVLTIDIPKKS, from the coding sequence ATGAAAGTTATACATACGACTTTAATGGCGATGGTTTTAGGCGGTCTTTTAGTAAGTGCCGATGCACAGCAACAAAAGCCTGTAAACGATCCTTTTTACAATGACTTTGTAAAACTGCAAAAAGATATGGACAAGATGTTCATAAACTTTCATCAAAAGTATTTCAATGATGAAAAGTTCTCCGACAATATGGAGATATCCGTAAAAAGCGACTTTAAAGATGACGGCAAACAATATGTCGTCAACATGGATCTGCCGGGATTTGACAAGTCAAACATCAAAGTAAAGACAAAAGAGAATGTTCTTTACGTCAAAGCAAAAAATGATGCAGACACTGAAAAGAAAGATGAGCATTTTTATGAAAAAGAACGCTACAGCGGCAGTGTATATAGAAGCTTCACTCTTCCAAAAGATGCTGATACCGGCAAACTCAAGACAGAATTTAAAAACGGGGTCTTGACCATAGACATCCCTAAAAAATCCTGA